CCGGTCGGTCACCGAGGGGATCACCGACGCGGTGTTCGTCAAGGACCGGGCCGGCCGGTACCTGTTGTGCAACCCGGCCACGGCGCGGTTCCTCGGCCGGTCGGCCGACGAGGTGCTCGGTCGGGACGACACGGCGCTGTTCACCCCGGACGGGGCGGAACAGGTGATGGCCCGGGACCGCCGGGTGATGGGAACCGGAACCCCGGAAACGGAGGAGGAGACGCTCACCGCGGCGGGCGTGACGCGCACCTACCTGGCGACCAAAGTGCCGTACCGCGACAAGGACGGGAACGTTATCGGCCTGATCGGGATCTCCCGCGACGTGACCGAGGTGCTGCGCGTGGCCGCCGAGCGCGACGCGCTCCTGGCCCGCCTCCAGTTGCACATCGCGCGGATGCCGCTCAGCTACGTCCTGTTCGACGCCGACTTCCACGTTACCGACTGGAACCCGGCCGCCGAGCGCGCCCTGGGGTACGCCCGGGCGGAGGCACTCGGGAAGACCCCGTTCGACCTCATCCCGCCGGGCGCCCGGGAGCGAACGGACGCGCTCCTCGCCCGGATCCGCGCCGGGGACATGGCCGCCCACGCGGTCCACGAGAACCGAACCCGGGACGGGCGGACGGTCACCTTCGAGTGGTTCAACACCCCGCTCACCGATGCCGGGGGGCGGTTCACCGGGCTGCTGTGCCTGGGCCAAGACGTGACGCACCGGGCCGTCCTGGAGGAGCAGTTCCGACAGGCCCAGAAGATGGAGGCCGTGGGGCAACTCGCGGCGGGCGTGGCCCACGACTTCAACAACCTCCTCACCGTCATCAGCGGGTACAGTTTGCTGGTCCTGTCGTCCCTACCGGTGCTCGACCCGAACCGGGGTCCGATCCGAGAAATTTACCAGGCCGGCGAACGGGCCGCGCTCCTCACGCGCCAGCTCCTGACGTTCAGTCGCAAGGAAGTGGTCGAGCCCACGGTCCTCGACCTGAACGCGGTGGTGGACGGGGCGTGCAAGATGCTGAAGCGCCTGATCGGGGAGGACGTCCGACTGGAAACCGCCCTGACCCCGGGGCTGGACCGCGTGCGGGCGGACGCCGGCCACCTGGAACAAGTGTTGGTCAACCTGGCGGTGAACGCCCGCGACGCGATGCCGACCGGGGGCCAGTTGACCGTCTCGACGGCCAACGTCGATGTCGACGCGGCGAGCGCGCGGGTCCAGGCCGAGGTAGCGCCGGGGCGGTACGTGTTGCTAGTGGTGTCGGACACCGGAACGGGGATGACCGAGGAAGTCAAGGCGCGGGTCTTCGAGCCGTTCTTCACCACGAAGGGGGTCGGCAAGGGAACCGGGCTCGGGCTGGCGACGGTGTTCGGCATCGTCCGGCGGAGCGACGGGTGCGTCACCGTACACAGCGAAGTCGGGCGGGGCACCACGTTCCAAATTTACCTGCCGTCGGTCGGGTGCGCGGCCCCGGCCGATAGTAGGTCCACAGCACCCCAGCCCCTACCGACGGGCAGCGGAACGGTGCTCGTTGTCGAGGACGACGATCAGGTCCGGGGCCTGACCCGGCTGACGCTGGAGTCACTCGGGTACGCGGTGATCGAAGCACCGGACGGGAAGGAAGCGCTGCGCGCGTGTAAGGCCCACCCGGGACCGATCGACGTGCTGGTGACCGACGTGGTCATGCCGGGGCTGAGCGGGCGGCAGGTGGCCGAACAGTTGGGGCAGATCCGGCCGGAGGTGAAGGTGCTGTACGTGAGCGGCTACACCGACGACGCGGTCGTCCGGCACGGCGTGTTCCAGGCGGACGTGGCATTTCTCCAGAAGCCGTTCACGGCGGCGTCGCTCGGCGCCAAGCTCCGCGAAGTGCTCAGCGAGCGATAGGCGCGAGCCACCGCGCCGGGCACGAATTCGGTT
The Gemmata palustris DNA segment above includes these coding regions:
- a CDS encoding hybrid sensor histidine kinase/response regulator — translated: MRTTIPRLAAGVVMSVGAANLCGWALDVPVFKSVLPGLVEMKFNTAIGFFALGAALRLSVAGAGRAAAVCALFTALSGLAVGSQFVTGWNLGIDELITRDRFAVPALGPPPGRMAFTTAINFLALGPALIALHRNRGVATAQLVAFVTGLVSVLSLLSYLAGEKSVSAYNPYTSMALPTAFAFVVLATGFLSYRPDSGPVSVLLGDGLGGYLARRLVPGVVGATIGLAWLVLAGTWAGYYQPAFGIVLFAALEVVVLGTVVWATVRVLDWTDLVRRRAERDLQASNELLRSVTEGITDAVFVKDRAGRYLLCNPATARFLGRSADEVLGRDDTALFTPDGAEQVMARDRRVMGTGTPETEEETLTAAGVTRTYLATKVPYRDKDGNVIGLIGISRDVTEVLRVAAERDALLARLQLHIARMPLSYVLFDADFHVTDWNPAAERALGYARAEALGKTPFDLIPPGARERTDALLARIRAGDMAAHAVHENRTRDGRTVTFEWFNTPLTDAGGRFTGLLCLGQDVTHRAVLEEQFRQAQKMEAVGQLAAGVAHDFNNLLTVISGYSLLVLSSLPVLDPNRGPIREIYQAGERAALLTRQLLTFSRKEVVEPTVLDLNAVVDGACKMLKRLIGEDVRLETALTPGLDRVRADAGHLEQVLVNLAVNARDAMPTGGQLTVSTANVDVDAASARVQAEVAPGRYVLLVVSDTGTGMTEEVKARVFEPFFTTKGVGKGTGLGLATVFGIVRRSDGCVTVHSEVGRGTTFQIYLPSVGCAAPADSRSTAPQPLPTGSGTVLVVEDDDQVRGLTRLTLESLGYAVIEAPDGKEALRACKAHPGPIDVLVTDVVMPGLSGRQVAEQLGQIRPEVKVLYVSGYTDDAVVRHGVFQADVAFLQKPFTAASLGAKLREVLSER